The Branchiostoma floridae strain S238N-H82 chromosome 3, Bfl_VNyyK, whole genome shotgun sequence genomic sequence TACCCCGTTTGTAATGATGCCCCGTTTGTAATGATACCCCGTTTGTAATGATGCCCCGTTTGTAATGATGCCCCGTTTGTAATGATGCCCCGTTTGTAATGATGCCCCGTTTGTAATGATACCCCGTTTGTAATGATGCCCCGTTTGTAATGATGCCCCGTTTGTAATGATGCCCCGTTTGTAATGATGCCCCGTTTGTAATGATACCCCGTTTGTAATGATGCCCCGTTTGTACTGATACCCCTTTTGTAATGATACCCCGTCTGTAATGATTTAGCTCaagaaggcctggatggattactggtatactagtattgatatttggtatgtgggtaggttttgATAAGGCCTTGAAATAGTTAGACCTGGCGGCTTGCTACAACACTGCAGCAAACTTCTGATCAAATTTGTATAATCACTagtaaatgatgggaacttctTACAAGTAGATTTACGTGTAGATGAACATTGTTGgatataaatcatgcaaattgagCCTTCAATTGCATTAAAGAtagaaaatggattttttttatcacTTCCAGCTTGTGGATAAAACAGTCCTGATCACGGGATGTGACTCCGGCTTCGGGAACCTCCTGGCCAGGCGGCTGGACCAGCTCGGTCTGCGGGTGTTCGCGGGCTGTCTGACCGAGGCCGGCGTGGCAGAGTTACGGCAGTCCTGCTCCGAACGGCTGCAGCCGATCCGGATGGACATCACCAGCTCAGACAGCGTGCAGCAGGCCTTCCTAGTGGTGAAGGATAGTGTGGGGAGCAAAGGTATGTGGAACAATGTCTACTGATTGTGTAACCCATTCTGTGCATATTTTTCAAGAATCAGAATCTAATTTGCGTGTTGATGAGGAAATTTTATGATACTGCTCCATCACATGATAGAACTATTCGaacatgtgacatatgtaactgagaaaaagaagaataaTGAAAAATTATGTGATCAATTTTGCATAAATGCCATAATGAATGACAAAATTATATAATTCCATAATGGCAAATGACGGGAGCTTcatacttgtggcatttggacGTTATCTGTAGGTTAACATCGTTAGATATGAATGATGTAAATGAGGCCCTCCTTTGCAATAGtgatagaaattaaaacaccGCGATACCATATCATTTCCACACCTACCGCAGAATTTTATCTGCACCGCAAACGTATtcaatgaatttacagtacattgtaaaaaaacactacaatgATATCTGCCGTCTTCAGGACTTTGGGGTTTGGTGAACAATGCTGGGATCTTTGGGCCATTAGGAAGCGTTGAGTGGCCTACCATAGAAGATTACCGGGTAAGAGGTTAAAGCTCATCATACAGTTATTGCACGGATGTTTTGGAGTGTATGGaggtttgtgttcttgtgtgtccgAAGTTATCTAAATATAGTGAACAAAATGTGAGAATGAAGAGGGTGCAAtcggagactggcaggatgcgACGGAATCAAAATTCCCATGGAAGTAGGAAGTGCTAGAACTACTGTTATTTTcaggtcatgaggtcaatggAAGACGCTAATAATTCAAGGGGGGTAATTCTTTGGTCCTGTATGTTTGTCAGTGTTTTTGCAATTCATAATATTTTTCATACGCTAGTTACGTCCATAGTAGAGTTACAGGAAGTTATCAGTTGACACATATGTAATGATAATCAATATCTTGTTTGCATATTTTATAAACTAAAATTAGACCGACATGTGAGAGGGATTTGATCTATTGTTATATAAACCATATACCATATACATACACCACCTTAGCTCTATATTTGCATATATATCTCCAACAGGCAGTTTTGAATGTCAACTTACTCGGCCTCATCGACGTCACCAAAACCTTCCTGCCCTTGTTGAAGAAGTCACGTGGTCGTGTCGTCAACGTCACAAGTGGTGCCGGAAGGACAGCTGTCCCGTTTCAAGGGCCATACACTGTGTCCAAGTATGGCGCGGAGGGATTTTCGGACGTCCTCAGGTTGGTGTTTTGAACTTTTCTATGTCCTTTTCTGCCTTTCTGTTCACAGTTGTTCAGATGCggtgattttttgttgttctggCGCGGTCATTGCTGCCATCCGACCTATCACTAGTACTGTCTTTATACAAATTCGTCATAAAAGATCTGGCAAAGTTGAGAAGGATCACTGGTCATATCTGACCTTTGTATGCTGTggttttctgaaatatttcatctATGCTATATTGTTATGTCATGCCATCTCTTAccttgttatgttatgttgatATCTATGCAGGAATatattttagaaaaaacgaagttctgatattttctatatttgcttatttttttaCGCAGACGGGGCATGAAGTAT encodes the following:
- the LOC118412029 gene encoding retinol dehydrogenase 16-like, with product MMAVLTVLGLLSVVWGVYAVWTWWREREMLPRLVDKTVLITGCDSGFGNLLARRLDQLGLRVFAGCLTEAGVAELRQSCSERLQPIRMDITSSDSVQQAFLVVKDSVGSKGLWGLVNNAGIFGPLGSVEWPTIEDYRAVLNVNLLGLIDVTKTFLPLLKKSRGRVVNVTSGAGRTAVPFQGPYTVSKYGAEGFSDVLRRGMKYFGVTVHIIEPGKFRTGIVVQEAIRRNMYGCYESQSQETKEEYGLDYVHEMHKGFNEDEGDDPTAVSMAMEHALCAAHPKSRYVVGQATRRVWVPISWLPTDLGDYVIRVVAPWMAPVPAACKGGA